In Rhizobium jaguaris, a single window of DNA contains:
- a CDS encoding gamma-glutamyltransferase family protein yields the protein MNETWQIGKREVRSKHGMVACQNWLAAEAGAAVLSAGGNAVDAAVTTALVLSVVEPWLSGIGGGGFMVRAEGGSGAVDVLDFNVISPAALNPADYPLVPGRDGDWFDWPSVEGDRNLIGYGSICVPGAVAGFAEALSRYGTISWADALAPAIEQAHRGLQLDWYAALALAIDGANLAQFPAASDLFLHNGRAPRVPEGGRKAFLLMKAKARMLEKLAAAGPRDFYEGEIAELLVAGLAGGGSVLSREDFSGYAPRWLAPLTQDFRGLIVHAVPGLSGGPTLCAALAKLEASLPKDDPFGGAAALAFARAIRGASEYRLKHLGHAAGESCTSHISVVDGDGTMVALTNTLLSRFGSKVVVPETGFALNNGMMWFDPRPGQPNSIAPASRPLANMCPIVATRDGVPELALGAAGGRQIVPAVTQILTYVAAYGLSLQEALLSPRIDASGTTIRINRAAASDVAAAVASEFKVDIIEDTLYPVNFAVPSAVLRRDGVNIGMVHPKNPWAAVREANPR from the coding sequence ATGAACGAGACCTGGCAGATCGGTAAGCGCGAGGTGCGCAGCAAACACGGCATGGTCGCCTGCCAGAATTGGCTTGCGGCAGAGGCAGGGGCAGCCGTGCTTTCGGCAGGCGGGAATGCCGTCGACGCGGCTGTAACCACCGCGCTGGTCTTGAGTGTCGTCGAGCCGTGGCTATCCGGCATTGGCGGCGGCGGTTTCATGGTTCGAGCCGAGGGCGGCAGCGGTGCAGTCGACGTTCTCGATTTCAACGTCATCTCGCCGGCAGCGCTTAATCCTGCCGATTATCCGCTCGTCCCGGGCCGCGACGGCGACTGGTTCGATTGGCCGTCGGTCGAGGGTGACCGCAATCTGATCGGCTATGGATCGATCTGCGTGCCGGGAGCGGTAGCCGGCTTTGCGGAAGCCCTTTCGCGTTATGGCACCATCTCCTGGGCTGATGCCCTGGCCCCTGCCATCGAGCAGGCGCATCGCGGCTTGCAGCTCGATTGGTATGCCGCGCTGGCGTTGGCGATCGACGGCGCCAATTTGGCGCAGTTCCCCGCGGCATCGGACTTGTTCTTGCACAATGGCCGCGCACCGCGCGTGCCGGAGGGCGGGCGAAAAGCCTTTCTGCTGATGAAGGCAAAGGCAAGGATGCTGGAAAAATTGGCCGCGGCCGGCCCACGCGATTTTTACGAGGGCGAGATCGCCGAGCTGCTGGTCGCAGGCCTAGCCGGCGGCGGTTCGGTGCTTTCGAGAGAGGATTTTTCCGGCTATGCTCCGCGCTGGCTTGCGCCGTTAACGCAGGATTTTAGGGGCCTGATCGTCCATGCGGTCCCTGGCCTGTCGGGTGGCCCGACGCTCTGCGCGGCATTGGCAAAACTGGAGGCGAGCCTGCCGAAGGACGATCCCTTTGGTGGGGCTGCGGCATTGGCCTTTGCCCGTGCGATACGCGGTGCCAGCGAATACCGCCTCAAGCATCTCGGCCATGCCGCAGGCGAGAGCTGCACCAGCCATATCAGCGTCGTCGACGGCGATGGCACCATGGTCGCACTGACGAACACGCTCCTGTCGCGCTTCGGCTCGAAGGTGGTGGTGCCGGAGACGGGCTTTGCTCTCAACAATGGCATGATGTGGTTCGATCCGCGCCCGGGCCAGCCCAATTCGATCGCGCCGGCGAGCAGGCCGCTTGCCAATATGTGTCCCATCGTTGCGACCCGCGACGGCGTGCCGGAATTGGCGCTCGGCGCTGCCGGCGGCCGGCAGATCGTTCCGGCGGTGACGCAGATCCTCACCTATGTGGCGGCTTACGGCTTGTCATTACAGGAGGCGCTACTCAGCCCGCGTATCGACGCCAGCGGCACGACCATCCGCATCAACCGTGCCGCGGCCTCCGATGTTGCTGCTGCGGTCGCGTCCGAATTCAAGGTCGATATCATCGAAGACACGCTCTATCCCGTCAATTTCGCCGTGCCCTCGGCAGTCCTGCGCCGGGATGGCGTCAACATCGGGATGGTCCACCCAAAGAATCCATGGGCCGCCGTTCGGGAGGCAAACCCGAGATGA
- a CDS encoding polysaccharide deacetylase family protein, which produces MTQGAVERRGGFSSFPAYEWPVGKKSAVLLSVDVDATAPFLWEQRDGASNRLSRLEIRRFGLRTGITRILDLFARYNVKASFYVPAVIAESNPDLLPALIEAGHEIGLHGYFHELVGDIGDEEFSAALDASLALFVAQTGQKPVGFRSPAWELTPHMLAEIRRNGLAYDSSLMGFDHPYEIDGAVEIPVQWAIDDAIFFKFENSGNERWAPYPGSQVLDDWLTEWRTLHRFGGLFTLTIHDWISGRAQRIAMLEKLLDTITAEPSSWVATAADIACHHVASGNKGRFAVEPAIPAAIGASRFGSRSGPHQSGLRK; this is translated from the coding sequence ATGACCCAGGGTGCGGTTGAGCGTCGCGGCGGCTTTTCATCTTTCCCCGCCTATGAATGGCCAGTCGGCAAGAAAAGCGCTGTGCTCTTGAGCGTCGACGTCGATGCGACCGCTCCCTTTCTCTGGGAGCAGCGCGACGGCGCGTCCAATCGCTTGTCGCGATTGGAAATCCGCCGCTTCGGCCTTCGCACGGGCATAACGCGCATCCTCGATCTCTTTGCTCGCTATAACGTGAAAGCAAGCTTCTATGTGCCTGCTGTCATTGCCGAATCCAATCCAGACCTCCTGCCGGCGCTGATCGAGGCAGGCCATGAGATCGGGTTGCACGGATATTTCCACGAGCTCGTCGGCGATATCGGTGATGAGGAATTCAGCGCTGCTCTTGACGCCAGCCTGGCGCTCTTCGTGGCGCAGACCGGGCAAAAGCCGGTGGGTTTCCGCTCGCCGGCCTGGGAACTGACACCGCATATGCTGGCAGAAATCCGCCGCAACGGCCTTGCTTACGATTCGTCTCTCATGGGCTTCGATCATCCCTACGAAATTGACGGGGCGGTCGAAATTCCTGTGCAATGGGCAATCGATGACGCGATCTTCTTCAAGTTCGAGAATAGCGGCAATGAACGTTGGGCTCCCTATCCCGGCTCGCAAGTGCTGGACGATTGGCTGACGGAATGGCGCACGCTGCATCGCTTCGGCGGGCTGTTCACGCTGACCATTCACGACTGGATATCTGGCCGGGCACAGCGAATCGCCATGCTCGAAAAGCTGCTCGACACGATCACCGCCGAGCCATCGAGCTGGGTCGCCACCGCAGCAGACATTGCCTGTCACCACGTAGCGTCGGGTAATAAGGGGCGCTTCGCGGTCGAGCCTGCCATTCCCGCCGCAATTGGCGCTTCGCGGTTCGGCTCTCGATCGGGCCCCCATCAATCTGGACTGCGCAAATGA
- a CDS encoding ABC transporter ATP-binding protein, with translation MTTPVLTVEDLHISIGGRPVVDGVGFSVRAGEIVTLVGESGCGKSMTAFSVMGLLPRVAARKKGSIRLNGKELTELDSAAMKRLRGDEMAMIFQEPVASLNPLMPIGKQIAESLVVHRALGSKEAQRQAIAMLGEVGIPEPAMRFHQFPFELSGGMCQRAMIAMALITRPRLLIADEPTTALDVTIQAQILELMKRLRAETGTAILLITHDMGVVADIADRVAVMYAGRIVEEASVDAIFDEQRHPYTRMLLSTIPRLDGEAKTLLPTISGAVPDIGAWPEGCRFSTRCPLADEQCRQTPALAAAGIDRRAACWHQDLTGRLA, from the coding sequence ATGACGACGCCGGTTCTGACCGTGGAAGACCTGCATATCTCAATTGGCGGCAGGCCTGTCGTCGATGGTGTCGGCTTCTCGGTCCGTGCGGGCGAAATCGTCACGCTGGTCGGTGAATCCGGCTGCGGAAAGTCGATGACGGCTTTTTCGGTCATGGGCCTGTTGCCGCGCGTCGCAGCACGAAAAAAGGGTTCGATCCGGCTGAACGGCAAAGAGTTGACCGAACTCGACAGTGCCGCCATGAAGCGCCTGCGCGGCGACGAGATGGCGATGATCTTTCAGGAGCCTGTCGCCTCGCTCAATCCGCTGATGCCGATCGGCAAGCAGATTGCTGAAAGCCTAGTCGTCCACCGTGCGCTTGGGAGCAAAGAGGCGCAGCGGCAGGCGATTGCTATGCTCGGTGAAGTTGGCATCCCTGAGCCGGCGATGCGGTTCCATCAGTTTCCCTTCGAATTGTCGGGTGGCATGTGCCAGAGGGCAATGATCGCCATGGCGTTGATCACTCGGCCGCGCCTCCTGATTGCCGATGAGCCGACGACCGCGCTCGATGTGACGATCCAGGCGCAGATCCTGGAACTGATGAAGCGATTGCGCGCCGAAACCGGCACGGCGATCCTGTTGATTACCCATGATATGGGCGTCGTTGCCGATATCGCCGACCGTGTAGCGGTGATGTATGCCGGCCGGATCGTCGAAGAGGCGTCCGTCGATGCAATCTTCGACGAGCAAAGACACCCCTATACGCGCATGCTGCTATCGACCATTCCAAGGCTCGACGGCGAGGCCAAGACCCTGTTGCCGACCATCAGCGGCGCGGTGCCGGATATCGGCGCCTGGCCGGAGGGATGCCGGTTTTCGACGCGCTGCCCGTTGGCTGATGAGCAGTGCCGGCAAACGCCGGC